Below is a window of Leifsonia sp. NPDC080035 DNA.
TACGCCTCGGCCGCCTGCACGAGCGCGAGCGATCCCGCCGAGGCCAGGTCGTCGCGCGACAGGTGCGTGGCGCGCGCGCACAAGTCGGAGACCAGGTAGCCGACGAGCGGCAGGTTCTCGACGACGAGCGTGTTGCGTTCGTTCCGGTTCACGCGGGCGACCCCTCTGGTAGTTCCGGGCACCGTGCATCCACCTCGGTCGGGAGGAGGTGCGCGGGTACTCGGGCGGTGCTTGGTGCTCGGGCTTGGTCGGGTGCCGAGCGGGGTGCTAGGGGTCTTTCGTGTTCACGGTAACAACGCGCGCACACCGAGGTCTCGAACGCTTTGCCCCCACTACGGGGCAGCCCCTACCCCCAGTACGGGGAATGGGAGAAACGGCGGGCGCCCGGTAGGGCGCTGAGCGATTCCACAGGTTGACCCGCCTAACGTGGGCCGCGACGCTGCCGATGGTCCCCCATGAGGCGGACATCCCGTCCCCTTACGGATCGAGGGACCCAGGTGCGCACATCGACTCACGAGGACGTCAGGAGCGACATGGCCGCGAGCGAACTCTCTGCGCAGCTCTGGAAGGAGCGTGAGCTTCTCGAGCTCCTGCTCTTCAAGCTCGAGGAGGAGCAGCTGCTGCTCATCTCCGGCAAGTCGCGCTGGATCTCTCACGCCACCCGCGAGGTGGAGCAGGTGATGGAGCGCATGCGAGCGGTCGGGCTCGCGCGCACCGTCGAGGTCGCGGTCGTCGCGGAGGAATGGGGCATCGGCCCCGACGCCACCCTCCGCGAGCTGGCCGCGGCCGCTCCCGAGGGAATCTGGTCCGACATCTTCACGTCCCACCTGACCGCGATGACCGAACTCACCGGCCAGATCGCGGAGGTGAGGGACACCAATGAGCGACTGCTGCGCGAGGCGGCCCGGTCCACCCAGGAGACCCTGAGCGGGCTCACCGGGAGCGGCCCGGACGCGGGCGTCTACGGCGCGGCGGGCGAGAACCGTCCCGGCGACACCGGCGCGCGGCTCTTCGACACGGAGGCCTGATGAGCACCTTCAGCGGACTGAACACCGCGTACACCGGACTCGTGGCGGCGAAGGCGGGGCTCGACGTCGTCGGCCAGAACCTCGTCAACGCCAACACCGCCGGCTACACGCGGCAGCGCGTCACCACCTCCGGCGTCCCCGCGCTGAACAACGCCGGGCTGTTCTCCGGCGGCGTCCGCCCCGGTCAGGGCGTGAGCGTCGACGGCGTCCAGCGCCTCGACGACGCCGCACTGGACGCACGCGTCCGCAGCACGACGGCGCTCGCCGGCTACTCCTCCACGCGGGCTCAGGCGCTCGCGACGCTGGAGGGGTCGCTGAACGAGCCCGGAGCGAACGGCCTCTCCACCCAGCTGCAGAAGTTCTGGTCCGCGTGGGGCGACGTCGCCAACCAGGCCGGGGAGCAGGCGCCCGTCGGCGTGCTGCTCGGCCAGGCGGGCAGCCTGGTCACGCAGATCTCCGCCGGCTACCGCGCCGTCGACGACCAGTGGAGCGCCCTCCGCCAGAACGCGTCCGGGATGGTGAACGACCTGAACACCGCCGCGACCGAGGTCGCCGATCTGAACGGTCGCATCCGCGCCGCCGTCGCCTCCGGGGCGTCGCCGAACGAGCTGCTCGACCGCCGCGACCAGCTGACCGCGAAGATCGCGAACCTGGCCGGCGGAGTTGTCCGCCCGAACGAGGACGGCACCGTGGATGTCCTGGTCGGCGGCAACGCGCTCGTCTCGGGAACCACCGCGAACGCCGTGCAGCTCGCCGGCGCCCAGCGGATGTCCGACGCGGCAGGGGATCCGGTCCGCCTGGAGTGGGCGCACCGTCCCGGCTCCGCCATCGCGCTGGAGGGCGGCCAGATCGCCGGCGCCGTCTCCACGCTCGCACCCGCTGACGCCTCCGGCACCGGCGGCGTGCTCGCCGAGGCCGCCGCGAGCTACAACGCCTTCGCCGTCGCGCTCGCGCAGCGCGTGAACGCGGTGCACAGCACCGGTTCGACGCCGACCGGCGCGACCGGCCTCGACTTCTTCGCCATCGACGCGTCCAAGCCCGCCGCGCTCGGCCTCTCCGTCGTGCCGACCGGCGTCTCAGGGGTCGCCACCGGCACCCCGGGCACGGGCGGCAGCAACGGAAGCGTCGCCGACGCCATCGCGAAGCTCGGCACCGGCACCGACGCCGTCGACAAGCAGTGGGCCGCCTTCGTCGTGCGCGTTGGCGTCGCCAGCAAGACCGAGCAGCAGCAGTCGGATCTCGCCGACCTCGCCGCCAGCTCCGCCGGCAACGCTCAGCTGGCGAACTCCTCCGTCGACCTCGACGAGGAGAACATGAACATGCTCGCGTTCCAGCACGCCTACCAGGGCGCCGCGCGAGTGATGACGGCCGTGGACGAGGCGCTCGACGTGCTCATCAACCACACCGGATTGGTCGGGAGGTAATCGTGTTCACCCGGGTGACGAACGCCACGCAGACGCTGAACGCCCAGCGCAACCTGCAGCTGAGCCTGCAGCGCCAGGCCCAGCTCTACGATCAGGCGACCAGCCGCAGGCAGATCACCAAGCCGTCGGACGACCCGACCGCCGCGGCGAGCGCGATGGTCATCCGCTCCGACCAGGCCGCCACCGCCCAGTACCAGCGCAACGTCGACAACGGCGACGCCTGGCTGAACACCGCGGACTCGGCCCTCACCGGTGTGGAGAGCATCCTGCGCAGGATGCGCGACCTCACCGTCCAGGGCGCGAACGACGGAGCGCTGTCGCCCGAGGCGAAGGAGTCCGTCGCGACCGAGCTCGACGGCCTCAAGAAGAGCCTGATGGCGCTCGCGAACTCGACCTACCTCGGCCGCACGGTCTTCGCCGGCAACTCGGACGCCGGCGTCGCCTTCCAGCCCGACTACACGTTCACCGGCGTCGCGGGAAGTACAGTGGAGCGCAGGATCGGCCCCGACACCACCATCCGGGTGGATGCCGACGGCGCCGCGGTCTTCGGAACCGGCGCATCCTCGGTGTTCGCCCTGATCGACAACACGGTGAGCGACCTGCGCAACGGGGTCAACGTCGGGCCGCGCCTGGCGGAGATCGACGACAGGATGAAGGCGGTCGTGGGAGAGCACGCGGAGATCGGCGGACGCCAGACCCGCATCGACAAGGCGAAGGACACCCTCGCCGTCGGCGCGAACGCCCTGGAGTCGCAGCGCGCCGGACTCGAGGATGTGGACCTCAGCAAGGTTCTGCTCGACCTGAAGACCCAGGATGTGAACTACCAGACCGCGATCGCCGTCACGGCCCGCGTGCTGCAGCCGACGCTGATGGACTTCCTCCGATGACCGCGGTCCGTTTCATCGCCCCGCCTCCCGGCCTGGAGCCGCTGGACGCGTTCGAGCTCGCACCCGTCGCAGGCGCCGATGGCCTCTACACGCTCACCGCCGAGGAGCGGCCGGAGATCCGGCTGTTCACGCTGGACGCCGAGCTGCACCTCCCCGGGTACTCGCCGGAGCTTCCGGACGATCACGCCGCCGAGCTCGGCATCAGCGCCCCGGAGCAGGCGCAGCTCCTCGTCGTCGTGACACCGTCGCGCGAGGGCAGCACCGTCAACCTCCTCGCCCCGGTCATCGTGAACCGGGCGACCGGAGCCGCGCTCCAGCTCGTGCTCGACGACGACGCGCTCCCGGTCCGCGCCGAGCTCGCCGCCCTCGCCGGCGCGGGCGCCTAGCCCCGGCCGCTACTTCTTCGGCGCCGGAAGCGGGCACGGGGACGCCTTCGTCATCGTGTCCACCGCCTGCTGCTCCGACCACGGCAGGGACGCGACGACCTTCGCGCCCTTCTTGTCGGCCGGCACCTTGGAGACGATGGACGCGAAGCGTTCCGCGAGCGCCTGCGCGAATCCCGGACCCGCGGTGGAGTTGTTGAGCGCGAGCACGATCGTGAGCCCGGAGCCCGGGTCGGTGTACATCGCCGAGACGTAGCCGGGGATGGCGCCGGACGCCCCGCGCAGCGGGCCCAGCAACTGCATCCCGAGCCCGTAGCGCTGCCAGGACGCACCGGCCGGCACGGCTTTCGCCTGCTCGTCCGCGGACTTCTCGCTGACCAGCGACCCCGCGGCGAGCGCCTGCGAGAACGCCCGCAGATCGTCGAGGTTCGAGACGACGCCGCCCGCCGTCCAGCCGACGCTGGGGGAGAGGCGGGTCAGATCGTGCATCGGCGCGCAGACGGTCTTGCCGCTCGCGTCCGGCAGGGCCGCGTAGCCGACGGGATGCCGCCCCGGCGGCGTCATGACGGTGCTGTCGGGCAGCACGGTGGAGTCCATCCCCAGCCGGTCGAAGATGCGCTCGGTGTAGAGCTGCTGCCAGTTCTTGCCCGTCGCGTTCTGCAGCGCCATCCCGAGCAGGATGCCGTTGGTCTGCGACGCCGAGTACTTCTCGCCGGGGTTGCCGGTCCTGGCCGTCGCGATGCCGTCGCTCGCCAGCTCCAGGGGCGGCCACACGCGCGTGGGGTTGGTCAGGAACTGGCCGCGCAGCTGGCCGGCGTAATCGCCGATGCCGGACGTGTTCTGGCACAGCTCGCGCAGGGTCACGCCCGTCACGCCGACGAGCCCCGGGAGCCACTGCGAGACCGGGTCGTCGAGTTCGACCGTGCCGTCGTCGACGAGCGAGAGCAGCACAGTGCACGACATCGGCAGGGTCAGCTGGCCGGCGCGGAACGTCATCTGAGCGGTGACCGGCGTCGAGCCCTTCAAGGCCGTCGTGCCGGATGCGGAGGTCCAGCTGCCCGCCCAGGGCGCCCACACGCCGGCGATGCCCGCCGACGCGCCGGCCTTGGTCATCGCCTCGGTCAGCGCGCTGTCCAGCCGCTTCTCGACCTCGGAGCCCAGCCCGCCCGGCTGCTGCTCCGGCAGGCCCGATCCGGCGCTGACCGACGTGCACGCCGCCAGCGCGAACGCGGCGAGCGCCGCGGTGACGACGATGGCCGCCCTGTGGAGCCGCTTCGGTCGTCGCATGCCATCCCCCGACGGTCGTGTGCCAGCTGTCTGTCCAGCGATTGTAGCCCGCACGAGGGTCTCCAATCCGTTCGGGCGTGGCGCGCCGAACACAGTCCGAGGCGCGCGAACGTGCGCCGTCATCCAAGGAGGATCCACAATGCGCACATCCCCGAACCGCCTCGTCGCCACCATCTTCGGCGCGGTCTACCTGCTCGTCGGCCTGCTCGGCTTCGCGTTCACCGGCGGTGTCGGCTTCGTCGCGACGAAGGGCGGGCTCATCCTCGGGATCTTCGAGGTGAACCCGCTGCACAACATCGCCCACCTGCTGATCGGCGCGGCGCTGCTCATCGCCGGCCTCACCAGGGCGGCTGCCGCCAAGGCCGTCAACATCACCGTCGGCGCCGTCTACCTGCTGCTCGGCATCGTCGGGTTCTTCCTGGTCGGCACGGGAGCGAACATCCTCGCCCTGAACACCCCCGACCACTTCCTTCACCTCGTGAGCGCGATCGTGCTCCTCGGTGTCGGTCTCGGCGCCGAGCGGACCGTGCGCTCCAGCTCGGTCGCCGCCTGACCGACGTGGCCACGGCGCACCCCTTGAGCAGGATGTCGAACACCCTTCCGGTCGCTCCGACGACCAGGGCGTTCCTCGCCGTGGCCGCGCTGGGGGCCGGACTGCTGCACGCGGCCCTGGCCCCCGGCGCACCCCTGCCGCTGCTCGTCGCGTTCGTGGCGGTGGCGGCGGCGGAGCTCGGCTGGGCGGCCGCGGCGCTCGCACGCGACCGCCCCCCGCTCTTCGCGGCCGTGCCGGCGCTGGCCCTCGTCCCGCTCGGGATCTGGGCGGCCCTCGCCACGACCGGTGCGACGACGTCGGGGGGAACGGTCCTTTCCCTCCCGTTCCTCCCGATGGGCGTCGCGTCGCTCCTCGACCTCGCCGTCGCCGGGGTGGCCGCGGTCGTGCTGCGGCGCCGCCGCTCCCGCGGCGACCGCGAGGCGGCTCCGCAGTCGGGCGCGCTGCGCTTCGTCGCCGCGCTCGCCCTCAGCGCATCCGCCGTCTGCGCCGTGACCATCCCGGCCCTCGGCGCCACCGACGCGGGCATCGCCGCGGTCACCGTCCACCACCACCACTGACCGCCTCCGGTTGACGCCGGGCGCTCGGCACGGGAGACTTAGGTAAGCCTTACCTGACCTGGAGACCATCGTGGCCGAACCGATCCCCTTCTCGCAGGCGCTCCGCGAGCGCACCCGCACCGTCCACCAGGAGAGCGAGGGCGCGGTCTTCATGCAGGACCTGATGAGCGGCAAGGGCAGCCGCGACGACTACATCCACCTGCTCTCGCAGCACTACTTCATCTACGAGGCGCTCGAAGAGGCGGCCGCGCACATGGCGGGGGACCCGGTGGCCGCGCTGTTCATCACCCCGAAGCTCACCCGCCTGCCCGCCATCGAAGCCGACCTCGAGTTCCTCATCGGGCCGGACTGGCGCGAGCGCATCCACCCGCTCCCGAGCACCCTGCGCTACACGGCGCGGGTCCGAGAGGTCGGCCACGGCTGGCCGGGCGGCTTCGTCGCCCACCACTACACGCGCTACCTCGGCGACCTCTCGGGCGGACAGATCATCCGCACGCTCCTGCAGCGCCAGTACGGCTTCGAGACGAACGGCGTCGGCTTCTACCTGTTCACCGAGATCGCGAAGCCCAAGGTGTTCAAGGACGTCTACCGGGCCCAGCTGGACGCGGTGGACTGGGACGACGACGAGCGCGACCGGGTGATCGCCGAGGTGGCGCTGGCGTTCCGCTTCAACACCGAGCTGTTCGACGACCTGGCCGCCGCGAAGGCCGCGGCCTAGGTTCGGGCGGCCCGTCGCGCCGCGCTCAGCGCCTGCCCAGCGAGAACGAGGCGTTGCCGAACCGGACGATCGAGCCGGGATCGACCTCGTGCCGCGTGTTCGGGTCGCAGGCGAACGTGCCGTCGCCCGGGTAGCTGATCGTCGTTCCGTTCGCGGAGCCGAGGTCCATCACCCAGAAGATGCCCTGGTACTGGCCGAAGGCGAGGTGCGCACGGGAGACCGACTTGGCGTCGTCCCCGATCGTGACCAGCTCGACGTGCGCCGGGTCGTCCATCTCGGTGCCCGGCGTGTGGACGGACGGGTTGCGCCCGATCACGCCGTTCCCCATCGTCTCCAGGTGCTGCCCATCGCTGAAGTCCAGCACGAACGTCGCTGCCATGGTGTCTCCCCTCGCGTCCAGGCAGAACCCTAGCGGCTCGCGCTAGGACGACGCAGGGGTGGCGGCCGCCACCGGCACGTGCACGGGCCTCGCGTCGCGCATGAACCGCTCGACGTCCGGGTCGACCGTGATGTCGCTCGGGCGCAGCGGCCGGGTCAGGTAGAGGCCGTCCAGCGTCGTGATGCGGCTGAGCGCCACGTAGGTCTGACCGGACGTGAACGCGCGCGTGCCGAGGTCCACGATCGCCTGGTCGTAGGTCTTGCCCTGCGACTTGTGGATGGTCACGGCCCACGCCAGCCGCAGCGGGAACTGCGTGAACTCGGCGACGACATCCTTGGTCAGCTTCTTGGTCTCGGGGGAGTAGGTGTAGCGGTACTTCTCCCAGATCGCCGGCTCCACCTCGTGTACCTCGCCGTCCACATCCACGTAGACGGTCGAGTCGATCCTGGTCACGGTGCCGATCGTGCCGTTCACCCAGCGCGGCCCGTCGCCCTGACCCACGTCGTTGCGCAGGAACATCACCTGGGCGCCGACCTTCAGCTCCAGCACCTCGTCGGCCGGGTACGTGCGGCCGCCGAAGTCGCCCGACACCTCCGCCTTCGCGGTGAGCGCCCGGCCGGGGAGGCGCGCCAGCGCCTGCGCGTTGATCCGGTTGACGGTGTCGTTGCGGGTGGCGAGCGTGATCGTGCCGTCCTGGGGCGCCGGCCGCGCGCCCACCTCGTTCAGCCGGTCGGCGATCTCCTTCGTCACCTGCCCGTGCCGCACCGCGTTGAGCATGAATCGGAACTCGGACTCGTGCTGGCGGTGCACCTGCAGCAGCTCGACGATCCGCAGGTCCGCCTCCTGCCACACCTTGGCGTCGAAGAACCACATCGACCGGTAGGTGTCGCCGAAGTAGGCGCGCTCCTCGTGATCGCCCGGCACCGGGGCCAGCTGGTACGGGTCGCCGAAGAGCACGACCTGGACGCCGCCGAACGGTTCCAGCGGCCGCTGGCGCGCCTGCCGCAGGCTGCGGTCGACCGCATCCATCAGGTCGGCGTTCACCATGGAGACCTCGTCGATGACGAGAGTGTCGATGCTGTTGAGCAGCTTGCGCAGCTCCACCGTCTGCTCGATGTCGTGGTCGGCGATGACGCCGATCGGCAGCCGGAACAGCGAGTGGATGGTCTGGCCGCCGACGTTCAGGGCGGCCACGCCGGTCGGCGCCGAGATCACCAGCGACTTGTCGGTGGTCCACGACAGGTGGTTGAGCAGCGTCGACTTGCCCGTGCCCGCCCTGCCGGTCACGAAGACGTGCTCGCGCGTGTTCTCGATCAGCTCGAAGACCGCCTGCTGTTCGGGCGAGAGGGAGAGCCGTCCCATCGGCGAACCCCTTCCGTGCGCGACCTGCCGAACTACTCTAACCCCGCCCGTGCGCCGGGAACCGCTCATCCACAGGCCCATAGGATGGCTTCATGAGTGGGGACGGCTCGGGCACCAGGATGCGGCCCGCGCTGCTCTGGTCCGGCATCGGGATCCTCCTCGTCGTCTCGTTCCTCGCCGCGCTCGGTGCCGTGCAGCGGGCCTTCTACAGTCCGTCGGGGTTCGTCACCGCCTACGTCGAGGCCCTCGCCGCGCACGACCTCGGGGCCGCCCTCTCGATGCCGGGCGCAGATCCGACGCCGGCAGCGCTGAAGCAGGCGCAGCTGCCGGAGGACGCCTCCCACGAGCTGCTGCGCAGCGACGTGCTGCCGCGCCTGACCGACATCTCCGTGCGCTCCGACCGGGAGCTCTCCGGCGGCGAGCACCGGGTGACGGTGCACGCGCTCGCGGACGGCAGGCCCGTGACCGCGGCGTTCACCGTGCGGCCGGCGGCCTCGGTCCTCGGTGTGCTGACGACGTGGGAGTTCGCGTCGGTGCCGCTCACGGTCGCCCGCATCACGGTCGCGCACGCCGACACCTTCACCATCGGCGCGCACACGGTGTATCCGCGCGCCGCCGCGCCGGATCAGCCGAGTTCGGCCTTCAGCGTCGCGGCCGACTACCTGCTCTTCGCTCCGGGACGATACGAACTCGGCCACAGTTCCCGGTACCTGCACGCAGACCCCGCTGTCGTCTCGGGTTCGCCCGGCCGGAGCACCGAGGCGGTCGTCGACGCCGAGCCGACGGACGCGTTCACGCAGGCGGTGCAGACGCAGCTGAACGGATTCCTGGACGACTGCGCGAAGCAGCAGGTGCTGCAACCGGCCGGGTGCCCGTTCGGCGTCGAGATCGACGACCGTGTGCAGGGCATGCCGTCGTGGACGATGGTGACCTACCCGGCCGTCCACCTCACCGCGGGCGCGACCACCTGGACGATGGACCAGGCGGTCGGCGTCGCCCACCTCTCCGTCACCGTTCAGTCGCTGTTCGACGGTACGGTGCGGCAACGGGAGTCGGACGAGAAGTTCGCCGTCTCACTCTCCAGCGTGACCATCCGCCCGGACGGCTCGCTGGACATCGTCGTCGCCGACTAGCCAGGGCGCCCGGCGGGGCCGCTGCTACCGCTGTGCGCCGTCGCGCTCGGCGAGCCGGGCGAGCCGCTCGTTGTACGCCCGCAGCTCGGCGTCGCCCGTGCGGTCGGCGTTGCGGTCGCGGCGCTTGGTCTCGCGCTCGTCGCTCCTGCTCCACTGGATGGCGACCACGATCGCGAGGATCACCGTGGGGATCTCGCCGATGCTCCACGCGATCCCGCCGCCGGTCTGCTGGTCGATCAGCGGCGTCGCGCCCCAGGTCCGGCCCATCGCGCCGAACCAGTCGGCGAGCAGCAGACCGTGCATCTGCATGATCGACAGCCCGAAGAAGGCGTGGAACGCCATCGTCAGCAGCAGCAGGAGCAGCCGGAACGGGTAGGCGAGGCGGTACTTGACCGGGTCGATCCCGATCAGCGACTGCACGAACAGGTACCCGGTGATGAGGAAGTGGGCGACCATCCACTCGTGCCCGATGTGATCCGTCGTGGCCCACCGGATGAGCGGGGTGTAGTAGAACGCCCACAGCGAGCCGGCGAAGAGGATCGCCGCGACGATCGGGTTGGAGATGATCCCGGCGAACCGCGAGTGCACCGCGAGCAGGATCCACTCCCGTCCGCCGCGGCTGCCGTCCGTGCGCTTGCGGATCGCGCGGGCGGCGAGCGTGATCGGGGCACCGGGCACCAGCAGCAGCGGAACCGCCATCGTCAGCACCATGTGCGCGGACATGTGAGCGGAGAACAGGTACTTCTCGTAGACGTTCACGCCGCCGTTGGTGATGTAGAACAGCAGCGCGATGCCGAGCACCCAGAGGACGGTGCGGTAGATCGGCCACTTGTCGCCGCGGCGATGCAGCCGCCAGACGCCCGCCAGGTAGAAGAAGAGGACGAACGCGCAGCCGAGCACCCAGAGCAGGTCGAAGTTCCAGCTCGTGAACAGCCGCTCCCAGGTGAGCTCGGGCGGAAGCTTCTCCCCGGTGAGGATCTCGGCCGGAGTCGGCGTCGCCGCGCGCGTCTGCGGGACGGGCGTGACCGTTCTGGCGAGCGCGGCGGCGACGCCGGAGGCGATGCCCATGAACGCGAGCTCGGCCGTGACGATCCACCAGAACGTCGAGCGGCGCCCTCCGGCCTTCAGCCGCCCGATCAGCACGCGGCGCTGCATCACACCGAAGAGGCCGAGGACCACGAGCGCCGCGACCTTCACCAGCACGAGGATGCCGTACGGCGTCGCGAGCTCGGCGAGCGTGCCCACCCGAAGCTCCGCGTTCACGTATCCGGACGCGGCGACGACGATGAAGCAGATCAGCGCGATGCTGGAGTAACGCTCGAGCACCGTCACCAGCCGTCCGCCGCCGAGCGTCCCCTTGATGACGATCAGCGTGAGCAGGCCGCCGAGCCAGATCGCCGCGAACAGCACGTGCAGACCGAACGACGTGACCGCCGCGTCGTGGCCGGCCGCCTCGGCGTTGTGGCCCTGCTGCGCCATCGGCACGACCGACGCCATCGCGAGGATGGCGACGAAGAGGATGGCGGTGTGGTTGCGCACCGCGAAGCAGAGGACCGTGACGGCGGCAGCGATCAGCGTGATCCCGAGCCACGCCTGCCCGAGCGAGACGCTCGTGATGAAGGAGCTGAGGCCGTTCGTGAACGTCTGGTCGAACGACCATGGCACGTTCGAGACACTGACGAACGTGAACAGTCCGGTCACGGCGGCGGCGACCGTCATCACGGCGGCGCAGGCCGCGGCGAAGTCCAGCGCCTTGCCGTACTCCGGCCGGTCGGGTGCGAAGGCGAAGCAGGCGAGCACGAGCGCACCGACGGTGCCGGAGAGGCTCAGGTTGACGACCAGCGTGGCGATCGGGAGGCCCCAGCGCACCAGCGCGCCCGGGTCGAGCAGCAGAGGCGCGGCGGCGCCTCCGCCGAACGCGAGGGCGGCGAGCACGGACGCCAGAGCGGCGACCAGCAACGCGGCAGGTCCCATCACGCGGAGAACTCGGGGCACCCGTCAAGCCTACGTCGCCGCCGCTGGACACCCGCCCACAGCGGCGCCGCGAACTCACCGCGCACAGACGACGAGGGCGGCACCGCACGGTGTGCGGCGCCGCCCTCGTTCAGGCGTTGCGAAGACTACTTGACGGCAGCCTTGAGCTTCGAGCCCGCGGTCAGCTTGACGCGGTGGCCGGCCGGGATCGAGATCTCCTCGCCGGTCTGCGGGTTGCGGCCGGTGCGAGCGGCGGTCTCGGTGCGCTCGGCAGCGAGCCAGCCCGGGATGGTGACCTTGCCGCCCTTGGCGACGGTGTCGCTGACGGTGGCGAAGAACGCGTCGACGACGCTCGAGACGGTGGCCTGGCTCTGACCCGACGCCGCAGCGACGGCAGCAACGAGCTCGGTCTTGTTCAGGTTGTCAGCCATTGAGTGTCCTCCTCGGACCTTGTGCTGGATCTACAGCTTCGTGTGGAACGGTTGAGGCCACGAAGGCCGTTACGTTTGGTCGGTCGACCGCCTCGAATGTATCAGAATCCCGCGGAAACACGCGGATTCTCGCGGTTCTTTCGTCAACTCTCCGGCGCTGCGCAGACTTCGGGGGACGACGAAGGGGCGCCCGGCACGATGCCGGACGCCCCTTCACAGGCTGTCGCGAGTGCTTACCAGCTCGACTTGGTGATGCCGGGCAGCTCGCCACGGTGCGCCATGTCGCGGAAGCGGACACGCGAGATGCCGAACTTGCTGAGGTTTCCACGCGGGCGGCCGTCAACGGCGTCGCGGTTGCGGACGCGGATGGGGGAGGCGTCGCGGGGGAGCTTCTGCAGGCCGACGCGGGCGGCCTCGCGGGACTCGTCGGTCCCGTTCGGGTCGACCAGGGCCTTCTTCAGCTCGGCGCGCTTCGCGGCGTAGCGCTCGACGATGACCTTGCGCTGCTCGTTCTTGGCGATCTTGGACGTCTTGGCCATGGTTTAACGCTCCTCTCGGAAGTCGACGTGCTTGCGGACGACCGGGTCGTACTTCTTGAGCACGAGGCGGTCGGGGTCGTTGCGGCGGTTCTTGCGGGTCACGTAGGTGTACCCGGTGCCCGCCGTCGAACGGAGCTTGATGATCGGACGGATGTCCTGCTGCTTCGCCATTGTTAGATCTTCTCCCCACGGGCCAGGAGGTCCTTGACCACGGACTCGATGCCACGGGCGTCGATGACCTTGATGCCCTTGGCGCTCAGGTTGAGGGTGACGTTACGGCGAAGCGACGGAACGTAGTACGTCTTCTTCTGGATGTTCGGGTCGAACCGGCGCTTGGTGCGTCGGTGCGAGTGCGAGATGTTATG
It encodes the following:
- a CDS encoding cytochrome c oxidase assembly protein; this translates as MGPAALLVAALASVLAALAFGGGAAAPLLLDPGALVRWGLPIATLVVNLSLSGTVGALVLACFAFAPDRPEYGKALDFAAACAAVMTVAAAVTGLFTFVSVSNVPWSFDQTFTNGLSSFITSVSLGQAWLGITLIAAAVTVLCFAVRNHTAILFVAILAMASVVPMAQQGHNAEAAGHDAAVTSFGLHVLFAAIWLGGLLTLIVIKGTLGGGRLVTVLERYSSIALICFIVVAASGYVNAELRVGTLAELATPYGILVLVKVAALVVLGLFGVMQRRVLIGRLKAGGRRSTFWWIVTAELAFMGIASGVAAALARTVTPVPQTRAATPTPAEILTGEKLPPELTWERLFTSWNFDLLWVLGCAFVLFFYLAGVWRLHRRGDKWPIYRTVLWVLGIALLFYITNGGVNVYEKYLFSAHMSAHMVLTMAVPLLLVPGAPITLAARAIRKRTDGSRGGREWILLAVHSRFAGIISNPIVAAILFAGSLWAFYYTPLIRWATTDHIGHEWMVAHFLITGYLFVQSLIGIDPVKYRLAYPFRLLLLLLTMAFHAFFGLSIMQMHGLLLADWFGAMGRTWGATPLIDQQTGGGIAWSIGEIPTVILAIVVAIQWSRSDERETKRRDRNADRTGDAELRAYNERLARLAERDGAQR
- a CDS encoding HU family DNA-binding protein, whose translation is MADNLNKTELVAAVAAASGQSQATVSSVVDAFFATVSDTVAKGGKVTIPGWLAAERTETAARTGRNPQTGEEISIPAGHRVKLTAGSKLKAAVK
- the rpsN gene encoding 30S ribosomal protein S14 — translated: MAKTSKIAKNEQRKVIVERYAAKRAELKKALVDPNGTDESREAARVGLQKLPRDASPIRVRNRDAVDGRPRGNLSKFGISRVRFRDMAHRGELPGITKSSW
- the rpmG gene encoding 50S ribosomal protein L33, whose translation is MAKQQDIRPIIKLRSTAGTGYTYVTRKNRRNDPDRLVLKKYDPVVRKHVDFREER
- the rpmB gene encoding 50S ribosomal protein L28, whose amino-acid sequence is MAAVCQVTGAVPGFGHNISHSHRRTKRRFDPNIQKKTYYVPSLRRNVTLNLSAKGIKVIDARGIESVVKDLLARGEKI